One window from the genome of Malus domestica chromosome 01, GDT2T_hap1 encodes:
- the LOC139195814 gene encoding uncharacterized protein, which produces MMNLAKLDFVALDITGKNYLTWAMDTKIHLEAGNLGETIKEENSAFSQDRAKAMIFIHCHLDEGLKSEYLTIKDPLVLWKALRNRYNHQKTMILPRARYEWTHLRIQDFKSVAEYNSAMFRISS; this is translated from the coding sequence atgatgaacttggcaaagcttgattttgttgccctAGACATTACTGGGAAAAACTACCTTACTTGGGCaatggataccaagatccatttGGAGGCAGGGAATCTTGGAGAAACCATCAAGGAGGAAAACAGTGCATTCTCTCAAGATCGAGCAAAGGCCATGATCTTTATCCATTGCCACCTTGATGAAGGACTGAAGAGCGAATACCTAACGATTAAAGATCCATTAGTCCTCTGGAAGGCTTTGAGAAatagatacaatcaccagaaaACGATGATTCTTCCAAGGGCTCGTTATGAGTGGACTCACTTAAGGATCCAAGATTTCAAGTCGgtggctgagtacaattctgcaATGTTCAGAATTAGCTCTTAG
- the LOC103432594 gene encoding asparagine synthetase [glutamine-hydrolyzing] 2: protein MCGILAVFGCIDNSQAKRSRIIELSRRLKHRGPDWSGLHCHGNCYLAHQRLAIVDPASGDQPLYNEDKTVVVTVNGEIYNHKQLRENLKSHQFRTGSDCEVIAHLYEEHGEEFVDMLDGMFSFVLLDTRDQSFIAARDAIGITPLYMGWGLDGSIWFASEMKALSDDCERFISFPPGHIYSSKQGELRRWYNPPWFLEQTPSASYDPIVLRKAFEKAVVKRLMTDVPFGVLLSGGLDSSLVAAVACRYLADSEAACQWGSQLHTFCIGLEKSPDLKAAREVAEYLGTRHHEFHFTVQEGIDALEEVIYHTETFDVTTIRASTPMFLMSRKIKSLGVKMVLSGEGSDEIFGGYLYFHKAPNKEEFHQETCQKIKALHLYDCLRANKSTSAWGVEARVPFLDKEFINIAMNIDPEWKMIRPGRIEKWLLRNAFDDDQKPYLPKHILYRQKEQFSDGVGYSWIDGLKDHANSQVTDSMLSNASFVYPENTPTTKEAYYYRTIFEKFFPKNAARSTVPGGPSVACSTAKAVEWDAEWSKNPDPSGRAALGIHTAAYEEAGDAENGNVLSGSKKVREGIVEKAAAVV, encoded by the exons ATGTGTGGGATTCTGGCAGTGTTCGGCTGCATCGACAACTCCCAGGCCAAGCGCTCCCGCATCATCGAACTCTCGCGCAG GTTGAAGCATCGAGGTCCTGATTGGAGTGGATTGCACTGCCATGGAAATTGTTATCTTGCTCATCAACGGTTGGCGATTGTCGACCCTGCTTCTGGAGATCAGCCTCTTTACAACGAAGACAAGACCGTTGTTGTCACt GTTAATGGTGAGATATATAACCATAAGCAATTGAGAGAAAATCTGAAGTCGCATCAGTTCCGAACCGGCAGTGACTGTGAAGTGATTGCACATCTT TATGAAGAACACGGAGAAGAGTTTGTAGACATGTTGGACGGCATGTTTTCCTTTGTCCTCCTTGACACGAGAGACCAAAGTTTTATCGCAGCTCGAGATGCAATTGGTATCACCCCACTTTACATGGGCTGGGGTCTTGATG GATCAATTTGGTTTGCTTCAGAAATGAAAGCTTTAAGTGATGATTGCGAAAGATTCATATCTTTTCCTCCTGGGCATATTTACTCTAGCAAGCAAG GAGAACTTAGAAGGTGGTACAATCCACCCTGGTTTTTGGAACAGACACCATCGGCTTCTTATGATCCCATAGTTTTACGTAAGGCTTTTGAGAAG GCTGTGGTGAAGAGACTTATGACAGACGTACCATTCGGTGTTCTTTTGTCTGGAGGACTGGACTCATCACTTGTTGCTGCTGTGGCTTGTCGCTATTTGGCTGATTCAGAAGCTGCATGTCAGTGGGGATCACAGTTACACACTTTTTGCATTGGCTTGGAG AAATCACCAGATTTGAAGGCAGCGAGAGAAGTTGCAGAGTATCTTGGGACTCGTCATCATGAGTTTCACTTTACTGTCCAG GAAGGCATAGATGCACTTGAGGAAGTTATTTACCATACTGAAACATTTGATGTAACGACTATCAGAGCTAGCACTCCCATGTTTCTTATGTCTCGAAAAATTAAATCTTTGGGAGTAAAGATGGTTCTTTCTGGGGAAGGTTCAGATGAAATTTTTGGAGGTTACTTGTATTTCCATAAGGCACCAAACAAGGAGGAGTTTCACCAAGAAACATGTCAGAAG ATTAAAGCTCTTCATCTGTATGACTGTCTGAGGGCCAATAAATCAACTTCAGCTTGGGGTGTTGAGGCCCGTGTGCCCTTTTTAGATAAAGAGTTCATCAATATTGCCATGAACATTGATCCAGAATGGAAAATG ATCAGGCCTGGGAGAATTGAGAAGTGGCTCTTACGCAATGCATTTGACGATGATCAGAAGCCATATTTGCCAAAG CACATATTGTACCGGCAGAAGGAACAGTTCAGTGATGGTGTTGGCTACAGTTGGATTGACGGCTTGAAAGATCATGCAAACAGTCAA GTAACAGATTCAATGCTGAGCAATGCTAGCTTCGTTTACCCTGAAAACACTCCTACGACAAAAGAAGCATACTATTACCGGACAATATTTGAGAAATTCTTTCCAAAG AATGCTGCCAGATCGACAGTTCCGGGTGGTCCAAGTGTGGCGTGCAGTACAGCAAAAGCTGTGGAATGGGATGCAGAATGGTCAAAAAATCCTGATCCATCTGGCCGTGCTGCACTTGGTATTCATACAGCTGCATACGAGGAAGCAGGGGATGCAGAAAATGGAAATGTTCTTAGTGGCTCTAAAAAAGTACGAGAAGGGATTGTGGAGAAAGCTGCCGCGGTTGTTTGA
- the LOC103428557 gene encoding UDP-N-acetylglucosamine transporter ROCK1-like produces MAAGKQKAPAPPSAEKINSRVWFYSLLLTLQYGAQPLISKRFTSREVIVTSSVLTCEIAKIICALIFMARDGSLKKVYREWTLVGALTASGLPAAIYALQNSLLQISYKNLDSLTFSMLNQTKIIFTALFTYLILRQKQSIQQIGALVLLIMAAVLLSFGEGSKKGTSSGSSDQILFRGIIPVLVASVLSGLASSLCQWASQVKKHSSYLMTVEMSVVGSLCLLASTSKSPDGEAIRIHGFFYGWTLMTWIPVMSNALGGILVGLVTSYAGGVKKGFVIVSALLVTAMLQFVFEGKPPSLYCLLALPLVASSISIYQKYPYRVKKKEA; encoded by the exons ATGGCGGCCGGAAAGCAAAAAGCTCCGGCGCCGCCGAGCGCAGAGAAAATAAACTCAAGGGTCTGGTTCTACTCCCTTCTACTCACACTCCAGTACGGAGCTCAACCCCTCATCTCCAAACGCTTCACCAG TAGAGAAGTGATCGTGACGTCATCGGTCCTGACGTGCGAGATAGCCAAGATTATCTGTGCCCTAATTTTCATGGCTAGAGACGGCAGCTTGAAGAAGGTGTACAGAGAGTGGACGTTGGTTGGTGCACTGACCGCCTCGGGGCTTCCCGCCGCCATTTACGCATTGCAGAATAGTTTGCTGCAGATTTCTTACAAGAACCTTGATTCGCTCACCTTTTCAATGCTCAACCAGACTAAAATCATTTTCACTGCTCTCTTTACGTATTTGATTTTGAG GCAGAAGCAATCGATTCAACAAATTGGTGCGCTCGTTTTATTGATTATGGCTGCTGTTCTTTTAAGTTTTGGGGAAGGCTCCAAAAAAGGGACTAGTAGTGGCAGTTCTGACCAAATATTGTTTAGAGGGATAATTCCTGTCCTGGTGGCCTCTGTACTCTCAGGTTTGGCATCCTCTTTGTGTCAATGGGCTTCCCAG GTTAAGAAACACTCATCGTATTTGATGACTGTAGAGATGTCTGTTGTGGGAAGTTTATGCCTGTTGGCCAGTACCTCTAAATCTCCAGATGGAGAAGCCATCAGAATACATGGATTTTTTTATGGATGGACTTTGATGACTTGG atCCCAGTCATGTCCAATGCCCTTGGTGGAATTCTTGTTGGCCTAGTCACAAGTTATGCTGGTGGTGTGAAAAAG GGGTTTGTTATTGTTTCTGCTCTTCTTGTTACTGCTATGCTGCAGTTCGTTTTTGAAGGGAAACCACCTTCACTATATTGTCTCCTGGCTCTTCCTCTCGTGGCCAGCAGCATTTCAATATACCAGAAGTATCCATACCGTGTTAAAAAGAAAGAAGCTTAA